A single window of Anaerocolumna chitinilytica DNA harbors:
- the mltG gene encoding endolytic transglycosylase MltG gives MKEVKKLIGLLVLTAVFITGVAGGIPVRGDSLDTALTNQTQGDTSTASDAADNSTAVVSKPVKQYGILVTDKAGKVTLKDFSGDTDGRVEATDTGNIMIPLKKVTALMPDLKYVFDTKTKKVSVRSFTTKKKLVFTIGSSTYFYYSSASAKGVKKLMPYSAYVSKDSKSVMVHMSVLKWLFSSSDGVKYYTAATMQAKGYDTTVFSGIIVYNPYQNISNLMLASQVSNIGRTVKVTIPEGYSLPQTFALLVKKGVCVSQDLLYKAMNEYDFTVNYPLVSAIEPNPNRCYLLEGYLYPDTYEFNRLSKGEDAIGKFLRNGKVRITDADKQKAAALGYSIDQILTIASIIEKEGNKQDIMNNISSVIYNRLNKNMKLQMDSTINYVEWYVKPFIDGDINRYNSYYNTYKCAALPAGPICNPGRKAIDAALNPPQTEYLYFHSDKGNYFFSSTLN, from the coding sequence ATGAAAGAGGTAAAAAAACTAATTGGATTACTTGTCTTAACCGCGGTGTTTATTACCGGGGTTGCAGGTGGGATACCGGTGAGAGGAGATTCCCTTGATACTGCATTGACTAATCAAACACAAGGTGATACATCAACGGCATCTGATGCAGCTGATAATTCAACTGCTGTTGTAAGCAAGCCGGTAAAGCAATATGGTATTCTTGTAACAGATAAAGCCGGAAAAGTTACCTTAAAGGATTTTAGTGGTGATACGGACGGAAGAGTGGAGGCTACCGATACAGGGAATATTATGATACCCCTAAAAAAGGTAACTGCACTGATGCCTGATTTAAAATATGTGTTTGACACAAAAACCAAAAAAGTATCGGTAAGAAGCTTTACAACAAAAAAGAAGTTGGTATTTACTATTGGCAGCAGTACTTACTTTTACTATTCCAGTGCAAGTGCAAAGGGAGTAAAGAAACTGATGCCTTATTCTGCATATGTATCGAAAGACAGTAAGTCAGTAATGGTACATATGTCGGTTCTTAAATGGCTGTTTTCATCATCTGATGGAGTGAAATATTATACGGCAGCTACTATGCAGGCAAAAGGCTATGACACCACCGTATTCAGTGGAATAATTGTATATAATCCTTATCAAAATATAAGTAATCTGATGCTTGCTTCCCAGGTATCTAACATAGGAAGAACAGTTAAAGTAACAATTCCGGAAGGGTATTCACTTCCGCAGACATTTGCTCTTCTAGTGAAAAAAGGAGTCTGCGTCTCCCAAGATCTACTGTATAAAGCTATGAATGAATATGATTTTACGGTTAACTATCCGTTAGTCAGTGCTATTGAACCAAATCCCAACCGCTGCTACCTCCTGGAAGGTTATTTGTATCCTGATACTTACGAATTTAACAGGCTCAGTAAGGGAGAAGATGCTATCGGTAAGTTTCTGCGCAACGGAAAAGTTAGAATAACAGATGCTGACAAACAAAAAGCGGCAGCTTTGGGATATTCCATAGATCAGATTCTCACCATTGCTTCCATCATTGAAAAAGAGGGAAATAAGCAGGACATCATGAATAATATATCCTCTGTAATTTATAACAGATTAAACAAGAATATGAAATTACAGATGGATTCCACCATTAACTATGTTGAATGGTATGTAAAACCTTTTATTGACGGAGATATTAACCGCTATAACAGTTACTACAATACCTATAAATGTGCGGCACTTCCTGCCGGCCCAATCTGTAATCCCGGAAGGAAGGCAATTGATGCAGCGCTAAATCCTCCGCAGACTGAATATCTTTATTTCCATAGTGATAAAGGTAATTACTTTTTTAGCAGTACTCTGAATTGA
- a CDS encoding S8 family peptidase, with the protein MNRVSDIIELKWAHDRNIMGENIGVAVVDTGICMHKDFTEGKNRIKSFHDLIHGRIEPYDDNGHGSHVSGIIGGNGFLSNGRYCGVAPKCDLIGIKVLDQKGDGNISDVLAGLQWIIDNKNKYNIRVVNISVGTTTKDNTDENSLLVKGVNAVWDAGIVVVVAAGNNGPSPMSISTPGISRKVITVGSSDDRITVELFGNKTMDYSGRGPTASCVKKPDIVAPGSNIVSCGTMKNYQRYRYNVLNNPKNDYTNLMYAVKSGTSMATPIVTGAIALLLSLYPSLSNKDVKLKLRDCAIDLGYPWSKQGWGLLNIPRLLQ; encoded by the coding sequence ATGAATCGTGTTTCAGATATTATAGAACTGAAATGGGCTCATGATAGAAACATTATGGGAGAAAATATTGGGGTTGCCGTAGTAGATACGGGAATTTGCATGCATAAGGATTTTACGGAAGGAAAGAATCGTATAAAATCTTTTCATGACCTGATTCACGGAAGAATTGAGCCATATGATGACAATGGGCATGGAAGCCATGTATCCGGAATTATAGGTGGTAACGGCTTTCTTTCCAATGGCAGATACTGCGGTGTGGCACCTAAATGTGACCTTATTGGCATCAAGGTCCTAGACCAAAAGGGTGATGGAAACATATCCGATGTTCTGGCCGGCCTTCAATGGATTATTGATAATAAGAACAAATACAATATTCGTGTGGTTAACATATCAGTAGGCACAACCACCAAGGATAATACCGATGAAAATTCTCTTCTTGTCAAAGGTGTTAATGCTGTATGGGATGCGGGAATCGTGGTTGTGGTAGCAGCGGGTAATAACGGTCCGAGTCCAATGTCCATATCAACTCCCGGAATTAGCAGAAAGGTTATAACCGTCGGTTCTTCTGATGATAGGATAACGGTGGAGCTCTTTGGAAATAAAACCATGGACTATTCCGGCAGAGGGCCTACCGCTTCCTGTGTTAAGAAGCCGGATATCGTAGCCCCGGGATCTAATATTGTTTCCTGCGGAACTATGAAAAACTATCAAAGGTACCGCTATAATGTTTTAAATAATCCCAAAAATGATTATACCAATCTCATGTATGCAGTAAAGAGCGGTACTTCTATGGCTACACCTATTGTTACCGGAGCGATTGCTCTACTACTATCCCTCTATCCTTCTCTAAGTAACAAAGATGTAAAGTTAAAGTTACGTGACTGTGCTATAGATCTTGGCTATCCCTGGTCCAAACAAGGCTGGGGACTCCTTAACATCCCAAGACTTCTGCAATGA
- a CDS encoding rubrerythrin family protein — MAVKNAMTSDFLHSAYGGESMAHMRYLTWGTMAEKEGFPNIAKLFEAIAYAERVHAGNHFKEIGGDTADATVVAGAVFGTGKTVDNLQGAINGELHEVEQMYPVYLNAAEFQDEKGAQRSFHFALEAEKIHAELFKQAQDAAKGKQDIKLEAVYVCPICGHTILDGAPDNCPVCGAKKEMYKKF, encoded by the coding sequence ATGGCTGTTAAAAATGCAATGACAAGTGATTTTCTACATTCTGCTTACGGCGGAGAGAGCATGGCTCATATGAGGTATCTCACATGGGGAACCATGGCTGAAAAGGAAGGATTTCCAAACATAGCGAAATTATTTGAAGCAATCGCCTATGCGGAAAGGGTACATGCCGGTAACCATTTCAAAGAAATCGGCGGGGACACTGCTGATGCTACCGTAGTAGCGGGAGCAGTATTTGGAACAGGTAAGACCGTTGATAATCTTCAGGGGGCTATAAACGGAGAACTTCATGAAGTTGAACAAATGTATCCGGTTTATCTGAATGCTGCAGAATTCCAGGACGAAAAAGGAGCACAGAGATCTTTCCATTTTGCACTGGAAGCAGAAAAAATCCATGCAGAACTGTTTAAACAGGCACAGGATGCTGCAAAGGGTAAGCAGGACATAAAACTGGAAGCAGTATATGTCTGTCCTATCTGCGGACATACTATTTTAGATGGTGCGCCGGATAACTGTCCTGTATGTGGTGCTAAAAAAGAAATGTACAAGAAATTCTAA
- a CDS encoding 2-oxoacid:ferredoxin oxidoreductase subunit beta: MGKFETYETAWCPGCGNFAILNSLKTALEELGKEPKDVLMVAGIGQAAKTPQYISANSFCGLHGRALPAAVAAKIANDKLTVIVDSGDGDSYGEGGNHFIHNIRRNVNITHFVHDNQIYGLTKGQASPTSKEGHVTPVQTSGNINVPLNPMLMAIAAGAGFVARGFSGDAKQLVTLMKEAIMYPGYAFVDIMQPCISFNKINTFSYYKNAVRPVGDDYDPTDKKAAMMMAMEEDWIPTGILYKEDKLDFHRRHKLLKEGKTLIGQDQNKIALENLIESFI; the protein is encoded by the coding sequence ATGGGTAAATTTGAAACTTATGAGACGGCATGGTGCCCCGGCTGTGGCAACTTTGCCATATTGAACAGTTTAAAAACAGCCCTGGAAGAGCTTGGGAAAGAACCCAAAGATGTATTAATGGTAGCCGGAATCGGTCAGGCTGCAAAGACACCTCAGTATATCAGTGCTAATAGTTTTTGCGGATTGCATGGAAGAGCACTGCCTGCTGCTGTGGCAGCCAAGATAGCTAATGATAAACTGACGGTAATTGTAGACTCCGGGGACGGTGATTCCTATGGTGAGGGCGGAAACCATTTTATTCATAATATCAGAAGAAATGTGAACATTACACATTTTGTCCATGATAATCAAATATATGGCTTAACAAAAGGTCAGGCATCTCCCACCAGTAAGGAGGGGCATGTTACTCCCGTTCAGACCAGCGGCAATATCAATGTTCCCCTAAATCCTATGCTAATGGCAATTGCTGCCGGAGCAGGTTTTGTTGCAAGAGGTTTTAGTGGTGATGCAAAACAGCTGGTGACATTAATGAAGGAAGCCATTATGTATCCCGGCTATGCATTTGTAGATATTATGCAGCCTTGTATCAGCTTTAATAAGATTAATACCTTTTCCTATTACAAGAATGCTGTCAGACCTGTAGGTGATGATTATGACCCGACAGATAAGAAAGCAGCCATGATGATGGCGATGGAAGAGGATTGGATTCCCACAGGAATACTTTATAAGGAAGATAAGCTGGATTTCCATAGAAGGCATAAATTATTAAAAGAAGGCAAAACTCTAATTGGGCAGGATCAAAATAAGATTGCTCTTGAAAATTTGATTGAAAGTTTTATTTGA
- a CDS encoding 2-oxoacid:acceptor oxidoreductase subunit alpha — MYNILVGGAAGQGIDTTVAILEKLLKHSGYYIYTTRDFMSRVRGGHNFSMIRFGTEVITSHSDKVDGIIALNDETIHLHKHKLTEKGFILCDSSLSFSEPGVIKLDLDKQAKELGNIRVAGIIAIGAVLKLFGEPFTYAEEVMEKIIRKELLEINIKAMELGYNSVEPVFEHHDGPFKEYMLISGSKALALGAVAGGLKFYSAYPMSPSTAVMEYLARISYETGVVVEQAEDEIAAINMALGASYTGARAMTGTSGGGFCLKVEALGFSGIAEIPLVAVDVQRPGPATGLPTRTEQSDLKFVISAAQGEFPRLVIALRNHEDAFYQTARALNLAEKYQLPVILLSDQYLGDTTACVKPYDVSEITLEKHAEEAEGEYLRYRITEDGISPRLIPGISDHLVAADSDEHDERGFITESAEVRNAMMDKRMRKLVRLKEELQEPEFIGEEDCKVLLLGWGSVYGPIKDAIVSLNKLGNGSFGALVFGDIYPLPTKKLKEYAKGRTLINVEQNATGQLASLIREEACIDCDRSILKYDGRQISGEEIVKQVLEGGF; from the coding sequence ATGTATAATATATTAGTCGGCGGTGCAGCAGGTCAGGGAATTGATACCACTGTTGCAATACTGGAGAAGCTGTTAAAACACTCCGGTTATTACATTTATACTACAAGGGATTTTATGTCCCGTGTACGCGGCGGCCATAATTTTTCTATGATCCGGTTCGGAACAGAAGTGATAACTTCTCACAGTGACAAGGTAGATGGCATTATTGCCTTAAATGACGAGACAATACATCTGCATAAACATAAATTGACAGAGAAGGGATTCATTCTTTGTGACAGCAGTTTATCTTTCTCGGAACCAGGTGTAATTAAGCTGGATCTGGATAAACAAGCGAAGGAACTCGGAAATATCAGAGTAGCAGGTATTATAGCTATTGGTGCTGTGTTAAAGCTATTTGGCGAACCTTTTACATATGCTGAGGAAGTTATGGAAAAGATTATAAGAAAAGAGCTTCTTGAAATAAATATTAAAGCCATGGAGCTGGGCTACAACAGTGTGGAACCTGTTTTTGAACACCATGACGGGCCATTTAAAGAGTATATGCTGATATCCGGCAGCAAGGCTTTAGCACTTGGAGCTGTAGCAGGCGGTCTTAAATTCTATTCAGCGTATCCGATGTCGCCCTCAACAGCAGTTATGGAATATCTGGCAAGAATCAGCTATGAGACAGGAGTAGTAGTTGAACAGGCAGAAGATGAGATAGCTGCTATTAATATGGCTCTTGGTGCTTCCTATACCGGAGCCAGAGCTATGACAGGTACCAGTGGCGGAGGTTTCTGTTTGAAGGTAGAAGCCTTAGGATTCTCCGGTATTGCAGAAATTCCATTAGTTGCGGTGGATGTACAGCGCCCGGGACCTGCCACAGGACTTCCCACCAGAACGGAGCAAAGTGATTTAAAGTTTGTTATCTCGGCTGCACAAGGTGAATTCCCACGTCTGGTTATTGCTCTTCGTAATCATGAAGACGCTTTTTACCAAACGGCAAGAGCATTAAATCTTGCTGAGAAATATCAGCTGCCGGTAATACTTTTAAGTGATCAATATCTGGGAGATACTACCGCTTGCGTCAAACCATATGATGTTTCAGAAATTACCTTGGAAAAACATGCCGAAGAGGCTGAGGGAGAGTATTTAAGATATAGAATAACGGAGGATGGAATTTCTCCAAGATTAATTCCCGGTATATCAGACCATCTGGTTGCGGCAGACAGTGATGAGCATGATGAGAGAGGCTTTATCACAGAATCTGCTGAAGTTCGTAATGCCATGATGGATAAGAGAATGAGAAAACTTGTAAGATTAAAGGAAGAATTACAGGAACCGGAATTTATAGGTGAAGAAGATTGTAAAGTCCTGTTATTAGGCTGGGGCTCCGTCTACGGTCCTATAAAAGATGCAATCGTTTCTTTAAATAAATTGGGTAACGGCAGTTTTGGTGCATTAGTCTTTGGAGATATCTATCCCTTGCCTACAAAGAAGCTGAAAGAGTATGCAAAGGGCAGAACCCTCATAAACGTAGAACAGAATGCGACCGGTCAGCTTGCTTCTTTAATAAGAGAAGAGGCTTGCATTGATTGTGACAGGAGTATATTAAAATATGATGGCAGGCAGATTTCCGGTGAAGAGATAGTAAAACAGGTTTTGGAAGGAGGTTTTTAA
- a CDS encoding isochorismatase family protein produces MRINAEDTMALIIDVQEKLVPAMKNSTVSVRNIRILAEGLSLLHIPCCVTQQYTKGLGMTIPEIRECITPFLYYDKITFSCYENEEIRTVIENTGRKNIIICGMEAHVCVLQTAVDLKSAGYQVIAVTDCMESRKDADKSEAIKRFSYEGIMTATYESILFELTRKAGSETFKSISKLIK; encoded by the coding sequence ATGAGAATCAACGCCGAAGATACAATGGCCTTAATCATTGATGTACAGGAAAAATTAGTTCCTGCAATGAAAAATAGCACAGTAAGTGTTCGTAACATAAGAATTTTAGCTGAGGGGCTTTCACTACTTCATATCCCTTGCTGTGTAACGCAGCAATATACAAAAGGGCTTGGTATGACCATTCCTGAAATCCGGGAATGCATAACACCCTTTCTTTATTATGATAAAATCACTTTTAGCTGTTATGAGAACGAAGAGATAAGAACTGTAATAGAAAATACCGGAAGGAAGAATATAATAATATGCGGAATGGAAGCTCATGTTTGTGTTCTCCAGACGGCAGTGGATTTAAAGTCCGCCGGATATCAAGTAATAGCAGTAACGGATTGTATGGAGTCCAGAAAAGATGCTGACAAGTCAGAGGCTATAAAGCGTTTCAGCTACGAAGGAATAATGACTGCAACCTATGAATCTATACTGTTCGAACTGACCCGAAAAGCCGGAAGTGAAACATTTAAATCCATATCAAAATTAATTAAATAA
- a CDS encoding chorion class high-cysteine HCB protein 13, whose amino-acid sequence MSDLAATNCGSGCGCGNNNSAWILILLLFCCGGGNGFFGNGFGNNGCGCGGNDGCGSIIWIILILCLCGNSF is encoded by the coding sequence ATGAGTGATTTAGCTGCAACAAACTGCGGTAGTGGATGCGGATGTGGAAATAACAACAGCGCATGGATTCTAATTCTCCTTTTATTCTGCTGTGGCGGTGGAAACGGATTCTTTGGTAACGGTTTTGGTAACAATGGATGCGGATGCGGCGGCAACGACGGCTGCGGCTCCATAATCTGGATTATTTTAATCCTTTGCTTGTGCGGAAACTCCTTCTAA